The genomic interval GGCGAACGCCGAGGACTGGATGAGCCGGAAAGTTCAGGCCCGCGGCGAATGGGGGTGGAAGTCGCGAATCGATCTCGCGCGGAACGCCGCCCTCGCCGGGAAGAGGACCAACGTGATCTGCATCGCGGCGAGCCTCGGGAGCGAAGAGGCTCTTTTCGCCTTCGCCAGCTACCTCATGGCCTTCGTGTCGGAGAAGAACACGTTCTGGTACGGCCGCCCCTACCGCCCCGACGACATGCCCTGGTACCCCTTCTACGACGTCGAGCTGGGGCAGCCCACCAACAACCCTTACGCCGTCGCGGGGAGCGAGGTGTACCGCCGCGACTTCCAGCGAGGCACCGTGCTCGTGAACCCGAACGACGGTGCGGTGACGGTGCCGCTCGGCGAGGCGTACATGGACGACGCCTTCGAGATGACGCAGGCGGCGATCGTGCCGGGGAAGGGCGGGGCGATTCTCATGACCCCGGACGACGTGTGGCGACCGCGCGTCGTCGTCGAGGGGGAAGGGTGCGTCGGGCAGGGGAGCGCGGCGACCGAGCGGGCGCCGGCGGCTTTCAGACGCCTCGACGCGCCGGGGCGATCGGGGCGCGCGGCGGTGCAGCTCAACGACACGAAAGCGATCTGCTCGATCCCGGCGACGGTCCGGCCGGGGAAGTACCGCGTCGTGGTGGACGGGGAGGCGGCGGGGAGCGGGGCGGACGCCGTGGGCGTGAACGTGGGGGGCGATTTCCGGCGGATCGCCTTCGAGCAGTCGCGCCGGCAGATCTTCGACGTGAGCGTGGCGGCGCCGGTGGAGTCGATCGAGATCCGTGGGGCGGAGTCGGGGGTGATCGTGGATCGTGTGGTCCTGGTCCGGGTCGGCCCTCCGGAGGACGGCGCGGAGCGGGAGAAGCGGAAGTGAAGCGGTTCAAGATCCGGAAACGGAAGCGCGACGCCGGGAACGCGTACCACGAGGCGGGCCGGCCTCAGCGGCGGAGGCGGCGGTTCGAGGAGGGGCGGGAGGTCGAGGGGCCGCGCGCGGCGCGGGCGGCGGTGTGGCCGGGCGAGGTCGCGGTTCCATGGCCCAAGCTCCTCGTCTTCCTCGCGGACAACCGCGAGAAGGATCTGTCCGTGCCCCGCCTCGTCGACATGCTGAAGGTGCCGGTGGAGGCGATGGAGCTTCTTCGCGAGCAGATCGCGCTGCTGGAGAGGGAGAAGTTCGTCATCCACCATCGGCGAGGGCGGATCTCGTGGCGGTCGCGCGATCGGATCGCGGTGGGAAGGCTGTCGATCCCCGCGTCGTCGCGGACCGCGGCGGGGCCCGGCGTGCGCGGGGGATTCGGGTTCGTGGCGGCGCCGGGGGCGGACGGAGATCTCTTCATCCCGGGGCGCGATCTGTCCGGCGCGGGGCACGGCGATCTCGTCGTGGCGCGCGGGACGACCTCCGGGCGGGAGGAGAAGGCGCGCGGCGCGGTCGTCGCCATCCTGGAGCGGGCGCCGACGGTCTACTCGGGGGTGGTCGAATCGCGCGACGGGCGGCTGGTGGTGAGGCCGCGCGACGATCGGCGCGCCGTCGAGATGCCCGCGGAGGAGGATGCCGGCCCGGAGGCGGTGAAGTTCGAGGCGGGGGATCTCGTCCTCGCCGAGGCGGTGGGGGGGGCGAGGCCGAGGGCGCGCGTCGTGAGCTCGTTCGGCGATGCGATGGACTCGCGCGCGGTCGAGGAGATGGTCATCCGGGATCTCGGTCTTCCGGGAGAGTTCCCCGAGGAGGTCGAGCGCGAGGCGGAGGCGGCCGCGCGCAAGGCGGGTGATGAGGAGATCGCGGGGCGGGAGGACTTCCGCGCGCTCACGACGATCACCATCGACCCGGAGGACGCGCGCGACTTCGACGACGCCTTCTCGATCGAGACTCTCGCCGGAGGCGTGCTGCGGCTCTGGGTCCATATCGCCGACGTGTCCCACTACGTGAGGCCGGGGAGCGCCCTCGACGCCGAGGCGGTGGGGCGCGGCACGAGCGTCTACCTTCCGGGGCGCGTCATCCCGATGCTGCCTCACTCACTCTCGTCGGGGATCTGCTCGCTCGTCGAAGGGGAGGATCGCCTCGTGCAGTCGGTGGCGATCGACTACACCGCGGACGCCGAGGCGCGGCGGGTGCGCTTCGCGTCGGGGGTGATCCGATCGGCGGCGCGCCTCACGTATGCCGAGGCGGCCTCCCAGATGGAAGATCCGTCGAAGCTCTCCCTCAAGGGAGAGGCGGGGAGGTCCATCGCGGCGCTGTTCACGCAGGCGGCGCCCCTGGCGCGGCGCCTCACGCGGAACCGGGTGGCGCGCGGGGCGATCGATCTCGACCTTCCCGAGGTCGAGTTCCGGAAGGGGATCGGCGGCGGGCCGGGGACGATCGCGCTCCGGGAGCGGACGGCGGCCAACCGGCTGATCGAGGAGTTCATGCTGGCGGCGAACGAGGCGGTGGCGAAGGGCCTCTCGGACAAGGGGGTGCCGTCGCTGTACCGCGTGCACGAGGCGCCGGACGTCGCCGACATCGAGGAGGTGGAGGAGACGATTGCGGCTCTCGGCGCCGGAAAGCGCGGCGGCCGGTCGCTCGCGGCGCGGCTCCAGGCGCTCCTGTCGCGCTTCCGGGATCGCCCGGAGGAGGGGATCATCGCGCGGCACGTGCTGCGGGCGATGAAGCTCGCCCGGTATTCCGAGATCCGCGCGGAGCACTTCGGCCTCGCGCTCAAGCACTACGCGCACTTCACGTCGCCGATACGCCGGTACCCGGATCTGATCGTCCACGCGATCCTGCGGGCGTCGGGGATCGCCGGCGCGAGACCCCTCTACGGCCTGGCGCGCCTCTCCGAGATCGCGGCGGAGTCGTCGCGCCTCGAGAGGCGGGCGGAGGAGGCGGAGCGCGCCGTGAACGATCTGATCATGGCGCGCGTGATGCGCGAGCGCGTCGGGGAGATCTTCGAGGGGCGAATCTCGGGGTCGGTGAAGACAGGCGTCTTCGTGCAGCTCTCGGGGAAGGATCTCCCCCCCGGAGCCGCCGAGGGGTTCGTGCCGGTCGCCCAGACCCAGAAATGGAAGCTCGCCGAGGTGGTGCGCGTCAAGCTCGAGGAGGCGGACCTTCTGCGCGGAAGGTTGAGGCTGTCGCTCGTGTCCGCGGCCCCGGCGGGAAGCGAGAGGAAGCGACGATGACGCGTCGCGCCCGCGCTGCTCTGACCGCGGCCCTCACCGTTTCCACTCTCGCTCTGGCGGCCGACGCGCCGGCGCTCGACTGCATGGTCTGGCAGCCGTTCATGAAGCAGAGGAACGTGCCGGCCCCCGGCGTGATGGTCGGGATCGAGGGGGAGTCGCACTTCGAGACGAATTCGATCGGCATCCGCGGCCCGGAGTTCGGCGACTCGAGGAAGAAGGAGTACCGAATTCTCTTCGCGGGGGGGAGCGCGACCGAGTGCTTCTACCTCGATCAGGACGCGGCGTGGCCGGCGCTCGTCGGGAAGGATCTCGGCGAGACAGCCGATCGGCGCCGCACGTGGGTCGGCAGCATCGGGCGGAGCGGGCACAACAGCCGCGATCATGTGCTCGAGATGCGGAGCCTGGTGCCGAAGCTTCCCATCGACGCCCTTGTCGTGATGATGGGGGTGAACGACCTCGGCCTGCGCCTCGCGCAGGACGCGGCGTACAACCCGGACTTCCTCGCGACCGACGAGAACGTGAAGTACCAGACGCGCCACGCCTTCCTCGTCCACCCGGACGATCCGAACCTCGCCTTCTATCAGAAGGGTGCGCTCGGGCGCCTCCTGGGACTCGACCCCGACGCTCAGCGGCGGAAGCCCTGGATGGTCGTGGACAGCGCCGGGAAGATCTTCCTGAAGTGGCGTGAGTACCGGAAGACGGGGGCCGTGATCGAGAGGCTTCCGGATCTGACGTCGGGGCTCGTCGAGTACACGCGGAACGCCTCGGAGATTGCGGACACCGCGAAGAAACTCGGCGTGCGCCTCGTCTTCGTGACGCAGCCGGTCCTGTGGCGCGCGGGGCTCAGCGAATCGGAAGCGGCCACCCTCTGGATGGGCGGCGTCGGCGACTTCCAGGAGAAGGAGGGCGGGCGCTACTACACCCCCGCGGCGCTCGCCGGGGGGATGGAGGCGTACAACCGCGCGCTGATGGAGGTGTGCGGGAAGTCCGGCGCGGAGTGCCTGGATGTCGCCGCGTCGACGCCGAAGGACCTCACCGTCTTCTACGACGATTGCCACTTCAACGAATCAGGCGCGAGACGGATCGCGACGCGCGTTCGCGACTACCTCGCGGGAGTCGCGCCGTACGCGAAGGGGAAGGGGAGCTAGTTCTTCGCGGCCTGGACGAGGCGCGTGAGGCGCGACTTGTACCGGGCTGCGGCGTTCCCGTGGAGGACGCGCTTCTGAATCGACCTGTCGATCAGCGAGAGCGTTCCCGGGAGCATCTTGAGCGCTGCGGCGCGATCGGTGCCGGCCGTCTCGCGAATCCGCTTGATCTCGGTGCGGAGCTTCGAGAGGTTGGCGCGGTTCGTGAGCTGGCGCCTCAGGCTCTGTCGGTGGGCCTTGTCAGCGGACTTGTGAGTAGCCATGAAACGGGTGAAACCTCCTCGTTTGAACGTGGTCGAGACAGGCGTACACCCTAGCGGGATAGGGGCGTGGTGTCAATCAGCGGTCGCGAAGGCCGAGCTGTCTCAGGCGATCGGCGGCGATGCGGGCCTCCTCGCTCCTGGGGTAGGCATCGATGACGTGCTGGAGCTGGACGACCCCCTGGGCGGTCTGCTTCAGCGCGAGCAGTGACAGCCCGCGCTTGAGATACGCCGCCGCGGCGTTCTCGAGGTTGGGGTGCTCGGCGACCGCCCTGCCGAAGGCATCGGCCGCCTCCTGGTACTTCTGCTGGCTGAAGAGGCACTCCCCCGAGTAGTACATCGCGCCGCCGCTGGAGGGGCTCGTCGGGTACTTGCTCAGGAAGTTCTGGAAGCCCGCGAGGGCGAGGTCGTAGTTCCCGCGCGTGTAGTCGGAGTACGCGCCACGGAACGTCTCCTCCTGCGCCGCGTCGTCGGAGGCGGTCGAGCCGCCCGTCAGCGACGCGGCGGCGACACCGGATCCCCCCGGCCTGGGCGAGGCGCCGGGGGCCGGAGCGCTCGATCCGCCGGGGGGGGTGGCGTTCGCCGGCGAGCCTCCCGGAGTCGGCCCTCCGGATGGCGTCGCCGGCCCCGGGCGGGGCGATGCGGCGCTGGGCACGGCTGCCGCCGCGGTCGATCCCGACGGCGGCTCCAGCGTCGACGGCGGCGGAGCGGCCGCCCCCTTCTCGCCGAGCGCCGCGGCGATGCGCGCGTCGAGGGCGCGATACTGATCGCGGGTCGCGGAGATGTCCCTGGAGAGCGACCCCATCCTCGTCCCATTGTCGTCGAGCCGCGCGCCGAGAGTCCGGATCTCGTCGGTGAGCGACTGAAGCAGGGCCTGCATGTCGGCCCATCGCGCCGGCTGACTCGTGTCCTGCTTGCCGAGCTTCTCCTCGATGGCGGCGAGCTTCGCCGTCATCGCCGCCGTGTCCTTCTGCATCGCGAACATCTGCTGGCGGAGCTGGTCGAGGTCGGTCTGGACCCTCGACTCCTGGGAGGCGGTGAGGCACCCCGCGGCCGTCAGCGCGAGAGTCGCGATGAGCGGCACGGCCGCGGTGGTCGCGCGAGGGCGGCGGGGTGTCATGGATTACTCCTCAATCACGAAGTCGTCCCGGCGGTTCTTCGACCAGGCCGATTCGTCGTGTCCGGGATCGGCGGGGCGCTCCTCACCGTAGGAGATGGTCCGGATCCGGCCCGCGTCGATGCCGGCGCTGAGGAGGTACTGCTTCGCCGCGTTCGCGCGGCGCTCGCCGAGCGCCATGTTGTACTCGTTCGTCGCGCGCTCGTCGCAGTTCCCCTCGATGAGGAGGCGCCACTTTCCGTTCGCCTTCAGCCACTCGGCGCTCGCTGCGAGCGCCGCGCGCGCGTCGTCCCTGAGGTCGTACTTGTCGAGGTCGAAGTAGACGGTGCGCAGAACCTTCTGGAAGTTCAGATCCGCCGCGGAGATCGGCTTCGCCGCGACGGGCTTCGGCGCCGGCGGCGGCGGGGGAGGAGGCGGGGGCTCGACGATCGGCTTCGGCGCCTCGACAGCTTGCGGCGGCGGGGTCGCCTGGGCGGCCTCGGCCGGCGGCTTCTTCTTGCATCCGACGATGGCGGTGGAAAGAGGGACGAGGGCCAGGAGCCCGATGAGTACGACGACCGACCTGGGTTTCATCAAACTGCACCTCCGGGATGGGGGGCTCGTTTCCCCGGCGGAGCCGCGGTCGATTCACGCTGTCCGCTCGGGGAGCGCGGCGGGGACGGAAGGTTCCCCTGGCGAGCCCGGGATGATCGTGCAAAGAACCGGTGCGAGTGTAGCACAGCGACTATTTGCTCCAATCCGGGCCCCACGCCTCGAACGGCGTCGGCAGCTTGAGCGCGCCGTTCCCGTTCGCGTCCATCGTGTAGACCTGGTAGAGGCCGTTCCTGTTCGACGCGAAGGCGATGTGACGGCCGTCCGCCGACCACCGAGGGTTCTCGTTGTAGCCGGCGAGCGACGTGAGGCGCTGCGCCGCGCCGCTGCCGACGTCGAGCACGAAGATGTCGAAGTGGTCGTCCACCCATCCCGCGTACGCGAGACGATCTCCCTGCGGCGACCACGCGGGCTGATCGTTGTAGTTCCCCTCGAGCGTCACGCGCCGCACGTTCGCCCCCTCGGCGTCCATCACGTAGACCTGGGGCTTGCCCGTGCGATCCGACGTGAAGGCGATCTCGCGCCCCGTGGGGGACCAGCTCGGCGACGTCTCGATCGACGGGCTGAAGGTGATCTTGCGCGATCGTCCCGCGTCGACGTCCAGGACGTAGATGTCGGAGTCGGCCTCCTTCGACGCGGAGAAGGCGAGGAGCTTCCCGTCGGGGGACCAGTCCGGCGCGGAGCAGAGATCCACGCCGGGGGGGGACACGTCGGTCATCGGTCCGTCCTGCGCCAGGATGTAGAGCCGCGGTCGGCCGGACTTGTACGAGACGAAGGCGATCTTCGTCCCGTCGGGCGACAGCGTCGGCGCCACGTTCAGCGATCCGTTCCGCGTGACCTGCCTCAGCCCCTTCCCGTCGTAGTCGAGGACGAAGATCTCCTTCGCCTTCCCGACGCGCCCTTCGACGGCGATGCGCGAAAGAAAAATTCCCGGCCGGCCGGTGAAGTGCAGCACGATCTCGTTAGCCAGCCGGTGGCCGATGAGGCGCGCGACCCCCGTCTCGCCCCGGTAGCGCTTCCCGAGGATGAGCTGGCCGCCGCGCGTGTCGAACAGGAGCCCTTCGAGCGAGAGGCGGTCGGCGTCCGGCGTGACCGTGGCGGTCATCAGCGCGACGGCGTTCGTCGCCGCCCATCGCTCGAAGGGGATGGGCTGCGCGTCGAGCGGGATGGCCGCGTAGCGGTCGGCCGGCACGACGTCGAAGTACCCGCTGAACTCGAGATCCGCGACGACGGTGTCGTGGACCTCGGCCGCCGCGTCGCGCACCGCGGCGGCGGCGAGAGGGGAGAGGCGGAAGGGGGGGATCGCGATCGCGAGGCGCGTCAGCCCGGGCGCCGAGATGACGCCGGTGATCTGATCCTTCCCCTGCGCCGCGGCGGCCGGCGGCGGGGTCGCCTGCGCGGCGTGCGCGAGGGTCGCCGCGGCGAGGGCGGCGAGGCACGCGAGGGTTGCGATGGCGCTCTTCAAATCCTGTGACCTCGCGACGCGGACGGGCTCTTCAGTCCGGCGTCAGCTCGAAGACCAGCTCACCCCGGACGCTCTCCGAGGTGTACTGGTACGGTAGTTGCGGGAGCGGGCTCGCCTCCGTGACGGCGCGCAGGGCGGACAGGTCGAGAGTGGCGAAGCCGCTCGTCGCGGCGACGGCGATGTCGCTGAGCGCGCCGCTTTTCGAGATCACGAACGCGACGGAGCAGCGAAGCGGCTGCGTCAATCCCGGGGTGACGGGGCGGCGCCAGCGCGATCGGATGAGGTTCACGATCGTCGCCCGGTACCAGTCGTAGGGGAACGCCTCCGAGTTGAGGGACGGGACGCCCGACGCGTCCCCTGCGGGGGCCGCGAGCCCCACCCCTTCGGCGATCGGTCCGGCGGTCGCGGGGGCGGCGGCTGACGGCTTCGCGGCGCCCCGGTCCTCGCCGTCGTCCTGGCTCCCCTTCGCCGGCTTGGTGATCTCCTCTTTCTTCGGTGGCTTCGGTTTGTCGGGCTCCACCGGGATGATCTCGCGGGACCTCTTTGGCGGCGGCGCGCTCACCTTCGGCGGCTTCGGCGCGGGGATCTCTTTCGGTTTCGCCGGGGCGCTCGCCTCCTTCGGCGGCGCATCCGGCTGCGGGCGCGCCGCGGCCTCGGGCGATCCGGTGGGGGTTCCCGTGGGCGGCGGGAGGCTCACGATCTCTCCGGACAGGATCCGCGGAGGGGGCGGGCCGGCCGGCGCGAGGTGGGGTGCGAGCACGATCACCAGAAAGATCACCACGTGCCCCGCGATCGAGTACCCCACCATCGCGGGGAGCCCGGCCGCCGGCTCGGCGCCGACGTGCACCTTCACGCGCATCGCCGTCATCTCGATCGCGGGCGGGGTTTGGGGACCGGCCCGCCCGGCGGGAGGGGCTCGGTCACGAGGCCGACGCGCTCGATCCCCGCCTGCTTGATCCGGTCCATCACGGCCATCACGTCGCCGTACGGCACCGCGCGATCGGCGCGCAGGTAAACGAACGGCTCGGCCATCGATTTCGCCGCGCCCTGAAGCCTCTCCTGGAGCAGGTGCAGCGCGACGGGGGTCTCGTTGAGCCAGACGCGATTGGTGCGATCGACCGTCACGACGAGGCGCTCCGTCTCCGCGCCGGTGGCGCTCTTCGCCTGCGGGAGAGCGACGTCGATGCCGCGCTGCATCATCGGCGCGGTGACCATGAAGATGATCAACAGCACGAGGATCACGTCCACGAGCGGCGTGACGTTGATCTCGGCGAGACCGCCCGAGAGCCTGCGCCCGCCTCCCCGGCTCACGTTCATGAATAGATGGTCGCTTCCGCCCGCGTCAGGAAATCGGCGACGAAGTTGTCCATGCGCGTCCCGATCGCGCGGATGCGGTTCAGGAAATAGTTGTAGCCGATGACCGCGGGGATCGCCGCCGCAAGGCCGGCCGCGGTCGTGACGAGCGCCTCGGAGATACCCGGGGCGACGACGGCGAGGCTTGCCGATCCCATCCCGCCGATCGCGTGGAAGGCGCTCATGATCCCCCACACCGTTCCGAAGAGGCCGATGAAGGGGCACGCGGCGGCGGTCGTCGCGAGGAACGGGAGCGACCTCTCGAGCCGCGCCTGCTCCTCCGTCGCCGCGCGCACGAGGACGCGCTCGATGCTCGACATGGGATCGCGCGTGGGCCCCGCGGCCGCCGGGACCTTCGGGTTGCCCACGGCGTTGATCTGCCGGAACCCCGCGCGGTAGATGGCGGCCGCCGGGGCGTGGGGGAGCTTCTCCGCGATGTCCCGGAGATCCCCGAGGCTCGAGCCGGCGCGGAATTTCGAGACGAACGCGGCGGACTCCCGCTCGGAGCGCTGAATCACCCTGTAGCGCTCGACCATGATCGCCCACGAGACGGTCGAGAAGCCGAGCAGTACGAAGATGATGAACTGGGCCATCGGCCCGGAGTGGAGGACGAGGCTGAGGACGTCGCCCTGGAATCCTGAGGTCGGCATCGTGGGTGAGGCGCTTCTCCGCGGGGCGCTCGTGGCGTCTCGGCCGACCGTGGTTCAGCGCCGCCGGCCGGCGAGGCGCGCGGACCGTACCACAGCGGATCGGGTGGATCAATATGAGGATCTGCGCGGGCGTGCCGGACGTCGCCGCGCTCCCGTTGCGTTTGATCGGCGCCGAACGGGCAGGGTATGATGCCGGCTCCCTTGCCCGGAGGGGCTCACGCCAGGCCGCATGCTCTCCTTCCTCAGAATCGAAAACCTCGCGATCATCGACACCCTCTCGGTCGACCTCGGGCCGGGGCTCAACATCCTCACCGGCGAGACGGGGGCCGGCAAGTCGATCCTCGTCGACGCCGTCGGGCTCGTCCTGGGCGAGCGGGGGAGCGCGGATCAGATACGCGCGGGCGAGGAGCGGCTCAGCGTCGAGGCGGTCTTCGAGATCGGCGGGAGGGCGCGGCTGATCGACCGGCTGGAGGCGATGGGGATCGACGCCGGGCCGGAAGGGCTCGTCCTCAAGCGCGACGTCTTCGCCGCGGGGCGCTCGCGCGCCTTCGTCAACGGGAGCCCCGTCACGCTCTCCCAGCTCAAGGAGATCGGCGATCTCCTGGCCGACCTCCACGGGCAGCACCAGCACCAGTCCCTGCTGAGGGCCGACGCCCAGGCCGACGCCCTCGATCGCTTCGGAGAGCACGCCCCCCTCCTCGAGGAGGTCGGCGCCGCGTGCCGCGCTCTCTCGGCGCTCCACGTCGAGCGCGAGCGCCTGCGAGGGCTGGAGCGCGACCGGCTGCGGCGCGAGGAGGAGCTGAGGCTCACCGTCTCGGAGATCGCGGCCGTCTCGCCGAAGCCGGGGGAGGATGCCGAGCTGCGCCGCGAGGAGGCGCTCCTCCGGAACGCCGTCGAGATCCGCCGGCTCGCGGAGGGGACCGCGGCCCTCCTCAACGAGGACGACGCCTCGGCGCTGGCCCGTCTCGGCGCCGCGCGCGAGAGGCTCTCGCGCCTCTCGGCGATCGACGAGCGGGCCGCGGAGGGGAGGCGGCTCGTGGACGAGGCGGTGGCCGCGATCCGGGAGGCGCTGCGCGAGGTGGACCCGTACCTCGGGACCGAGGACGCCGGCGACGGGCGCCTCGAGGGGCTGGCGTCGCGCCTCGCGGCGATCGAGAAGATCGCGCGGCGGTACGGGCCGACCGTCGAGGACGCCCTCGAGCGCCTCGCGTCGGCGCGCCGCGAGCTCGCCGAGCTGGGGGGCGCGGCGGATCGCCTGGCGTCCTTCGACGGCGAGATCGACGCCGCGTCGAAGGCGTACTCGGCGGCCGCGTCGCGCCTCACGCGCGGGCGTGGGGAATCGGCGAAGGCGCTCGAGAGGGCGCTGGTCAGGGAGCTGAAGGCGGTCGCCATGGAAGGGTGCCGCTTCGCCGTCGGCTTCGAGCCGCGCGGCGCCCCTTCGGAGGAAGGCGCCGAGTCGATCGAGTTCCTGATCGCGCCGAACCCCGGGGAGGCGCTGCGGCCGCTCGCGCGGATCGCGTCGGGGGGAGAGCTCTCCCGGCTGATGCTGGCGCTCCGGACGGTGTCGCTCTCGAAGGCCGACGCGCGGGCTCTCGTCTTCGACGAGGTCGACACCGGCCTCGGAGGGGGCGCGGCCGACGCCGTGGCGCAGAGGCTGAAGGGTCTCGCGCGCGGGCAGCAGATCCTCTGCGTGACGCACCTCCCCCAGGTGGCGGCGCTCGCCGACACCCACATCCGTATCGAGAAAGTCACCGAGCGCGGGCGGACGAAGGTGGTCGCGAGGACCCTCGGAAGCGATGAGCGCGTGGAGGAGCTGGCCCGGATGATCGGCTCCCCCGAGGCGCCGACGGCCCGCCGGCACGCCGCGGCCCTCATCGAGGGAAGGAAGACGCCATGAGCCGCCGCCGCGCGGAATCCCCGATCATCGCCGTCTATCCCGGCACTTTCGATCCGATCACGAACGGCCACCTCGACATCATCGAGAGGGGGAGCCGCCTCTTCGAGCGGGTCATCGTCGCCATCCTCGAGAATTACGAGAAGTCGCCCCTCCTGACCGTCCCCGAGCGCAGGGGGCTCATCGTCGAGGCGACGGCGCGGCTGGGGAACGTCACCGTCGAGTCGTTCGACGGCCTCCTCGCCGACTACGCGCGCTCGCGCGGGGCGAGCGTGATCGTCCGGGGCCTGCGCGCGATTTCCGATTTCGAGTACGAGTTCCAGATGGGGCTCATGAACCGGCGCCTCAACCCCGAGATGGAGACGGTCTTCATGATGCCGAGCGAGGCGTACAGCTACGTCTCGTCCCGCCTCGTCAAGGAGGTCGTCGCCCTGGGCGGGAGCGTGACGGGGCTCGTCCCCGAGGCGGTCGAGCGGATGATCGAGAGCCGCGTCGGCGCGGCGAGGAAGAGGGCGGCCTCGAAGGGCCGGGGAGGGAAGTCTTGAACCTCGCAGCGAGGCTCTCAAACCTGGAGCCCTCCGCGACGATCGCGGTGAAGGCCGAGGCGGACCGCCTGAAGGAGAAGGGGATCGACGTCATCGACTTCGGTCCCGGAGAGCCCGACTTCGACACGCCGGCGAACGTGAAGGAGGCGGCCCACAAGGCAATCGACGCGAACCTGAGCCACTACCTGCCGACGCTCGGCTACAAACCGCTGAGGGCCGCGATCGCGGCGTCGTACCGCGCCCGCTACGGGAGCGACTACGCGGAGAGCGAGATCCTCGTCGGGTGCGGGGCGAAGAGCGTCCTGTACGAGGCGATGATGGCGATTCTCTCGCGCGGCGACGAGGTGATCATCCCCGCGCCGTACTGGGTGTCGTTCCCGGAGCAGGTGCGACTGGCGGACGGCGCCCCGGTGATCCTACCGACCGTCGAGCGGGACGGATTCATCCCGAAGGCGGCGGCCGCCGACGCGCTCTGCACGGACCGGACGCGCGCGATCGTCCTCTGCTCGCCCAGCAACCCGACGGGGGCCGTGATCCCCCAGGAGGAGATCGATCGCTTCGTCGCCCTCGCGCTGAGGCGCGACCTCTACCTGATCTTCGACGAATGCTACGAGCACTTCCTCTACGACGGGCGCCGCCACGCGACCCCCGCCCTCTCGGACAGGAGGGTGCGGGATCGGCTGCTCCTCGTCAGCTCCGTCTCGAAGTCGTACGCGATGACGGGGTGGCGCGTCGGGTACGCGCTCGGGCCGAAGGAGCTGATCTCCGCGATGGCCGCCATCCAGAGCCACGACACGACGCACACCGCGGGGTGCGCCATGGCGGCCGCCGCGGAGGGGATCGCGGGACCTCAGGATTCGGTCGCGCGCATGCTCACGGAGTACACGGCGCGCCGGACGGCGATCGTCGACGGACTCAACGCGGTGCGCGGGATCGTCTGCCCCATGCCCGGGGGGGCCTTCTACGCCTTCCCGCGGGTGACCGGCCTCTACGGAAAGCTCGGCGTGAAGGACGATGGATCGGTCGCGACCTTTCTCCTGAAGGAGGCGAAGGTCGCGACCGTCCCGGGCGGAGCCTTCGGCGCCGAGGGGTACCTCAGGTTCTCGTATGCGCTGTCGCTCGACCGGATCCGCGAGGGAGTCGAGAGGATCCGGAGGAGCGTGGGCTGAACGTGACGTCGCGGACCGTCGTGGCGCTCGTCGCCGTCGCGCTCCTCGCGCCGGCCGCGCGGGCGCACGCCTCGGGAGCGATCGTCCTCGACGAGATCCGCGGGCCGATCCAGGTCGTCGTGGCCGGTCACGTCGCGCGGGCCGTCGCCCACGCCGACGCCGAAGGGGCCGCGCTCCTGGTCTTCTCGATGGACACCCCCGGAGGGGACGTCTCCTCGACGCGCGACATCATCCAGTCGATCCTCGCGTCGCGGACCCCCGTCGTCGTCTTCGTCGGGCCGAGCGGCGCACGCGCGGCGTCGGCGGGCTTCTACATCGCCTTCGCCGCCGACGTCGCGGCCATGGCCCCCGGCACGCAGATCGGCGCGGCCCACCCGGTGACGCCCTTCGGG from Acidobacteriota bacterium carries:
- the tolB gene encoding Tol-Pal system beta propeller repeat protein TolB, with amino-acid sequence MKSAIATLACLAALAAATLAHAAQATPPPAAAAQGKDQITGVISAPGLTRLAIAIPPFRLSPLAAAAVRDAAAEVHDTVVADLEFSGYFDVVPADRYAAIPLDAQPIPFERWAATNAVALMTATVTPDADRLSLEGLLFDTRGGQLILGKRYRGETGVARLIGHRLANEIVLHFTGRPGIFLSRIAVEGRVGKAKEIFVLDYDGKGLRQVTRNGSLNVAPTLSPDGTKIAFVSYKSGRPRLYILAQDGPMTDVSPPGVDLCSAPDWSPDGKLLAFSASKEADSDIYVLDVDAGRSRKITFSPSIETSPSWSPTGREIAFTSDRTGKPQVYVMDAEGANVRRVTLEGNYNDQPAWSPQGDRLAYAGWVDDHFDIFVLDVGSGAAQRLTSLAGYNENPRWSADGRHIAFASNRNGLYQVYTMDANGNGALKLPTPFEAWGPDWSK
- a CDS encoding TonB family protein — encoded protein: MTAMRVKVHVGAEPAAGLPAMVGYSIAGHVVIFLVIVLAPHLAPAGPPPPRILSGEIVSLPPPTGTPTGSPEAAARPQPDAPPKEASAPAKPKEIPAPKPPKVSAPPPKRSREIIPVEPDKPKPPKKEEITKPAKGSQDDGEDRGAAKPSAAAPATAGPIAEGVGLAAPAGDASGVPSLNSEAFPYDWYRATIVNLIRSRWRRPVTPGLTQPLRCSVAFVISKSGALSDIAVAATSGFATLDLSALRAVTEASPLPQLPYQYTSESVRGELVFELTPD
- a CDS encoding biopolymer transporter ExbD — encoded protein: MNVSRGGGRRLSGGLAEINVTPLVDVILVLLIIFMVTAPMMQRGIDVALPQAKSATGAETERLVVTVDRTNRVWLNETPVALHLLQERLQGAAKSMAEPFVYLRADRAVPYGDVMAVMDRIKQAGIERVGLVTEPLPPGGPVPKPRPRSR
- a CDS encoding MotA/TolQ/ExbB proton channel family protein, which encodes MPTSGFQGDVLSLVLHSGPMAQFIIFVLLGFSTVSWAIMVERYRVIQRSERESAAFVSKFRAGSSLGDLRDIAEKLPHAPAAAIYRAGFRQINAVGNPKVPAAAGPTRDPMSSIERVLVRAATEEQARLERSLPFLATTAAACPFIGLFGTVWGIMSAFHAIGGMGSASLAVVAPGISEALVTTAAGLAAAIPAVIGYNYFLNRIRAIGTRMDNFVADFLTRAEATIYS
- the recN gene encoding DNA repair protein RecN — translated: MLSFLRIENLAIIDTLSVDLGPGLNILTGETGAGKSILVDAVGLVLGERGSADQIRAGEERLSVEAVFEIGGRARLIDRLEAMGIDAGPEGLVLKRDVFAAGRSRAFVNGSPVTLSQLKEIGDLLADLHGQHQHQSLLRADAQADALDRFGEHAPLLEEVGAACRALSALHVERERLRGLERDRLRREEELRLTVSEIAAVSPKPGEDAELRREEALLRNAVEIRRLAEGTAALLNEDDASALARLGAARERLSRLSAIDERAAEGRRLVDEAVAAIREALREVDPYLGTEDAGDGRLEGLASRLAAIEKIARRYGPTVEDALERLASARRELAELGGAADRLASFDGEIDAASKAYSAAASRLTRGRGESAKALERALVRELKAVAMEGCRFAVGFEPRGAPSEEGAESIEFLIAPNPGEALRPLARIASGGELSRLMLALRTVSLSKADARALVFDEVDTGLGGGAADAVAQRLKGLARGQQILCVTHLPQVAALADTHIRIEKVTERGRTKVVARTLGSDERVEELARMIGSPEAPTARRHAAALIEGRKTP
- the coaD gene encoding pantetheine-phosphate adenylyltransferase produces the protein MSRRRAESPIIAVYPGTFDPITNGHLDIIERGSRLFERVIVAILENYEKSPLLTVPERRGLIVEATARLGNVTVESFDGLLADYARSRGASVIVRGLRAISDFEYEFQMGLMNRRLNPEMETVFMMPSEAYSYVSSRLVKEVVALGGSVTGLVPEAVERMIESRVGAARKRAASKGRGGKS